The Candidatus Zixiibacteriota bacterium DNA window GACCTCGGAGTCAACAAGACTGGTTGATCTCGGCAGCAAGAACGGCACATTCGTCAACGGGGCGCGCGTGTCCGATGCGCAGGTGATTCGATCGGGCGATTTGCTGGGGTTCGGTAAGGTGATTGCGGTCCTTGGTTCAAGCCCACCGGCGGCGGCGCCGGAGGCAATGGCGACTGCGGCGGCGGACTGGACGCTCATCGATAGCCGTACCCGGAGTTTTGACAGCGTCGATGTTCGGGGGCTGCTGCAAGAGCGGACCGAAGTCCTCCAGCGTCTGCTTGAGGCGTTCGGCGGATTGACGGCGATCATCCGGCAGGAGCTCAGGAACGAAAGCGAGCTGGAGTCGTACTTGACTCGGCTGGCATCAGTGGTCGGCGCCGGTGAGGCCTGGGCAGTCGAGTTTGACGATGCCGGTGAGCGCTGGCGGGTAATGGCGCGGAGCAGCAGGTCGGAATTGAGTGCGGCTGCTGTCACGGAGGAACCGGATCAGCAGTTGCAGCAGGCATTTCGTGCCCAGGAAATTGCGGTCACTCGGCTTGTTGGTGATGCTGAAGCGACTCCAAAGATGTCGATAGCGGTGCCGGTGACGAGTGATGGGGAGCGAATTGGAGTGTTGTATCTGGCGGGCCTGCACGTGGCCGAAGGCGAGATCAATTCACGGCTAGAGTTAGCGCAATCGGGGGCGGACATCATCGCGCTCAAGTTGCGTGGTCTGCGACAGCGGGAGAGTGAGTTGGCGGTGGCAGCAGCGGCCGCGCGATTACGCGAGAGCGAGTCGAATCGTGAGGCACTACTGCGAGCGCACCAGCTGTTACAGGAGCAGCACGAGGAGTTGCTGGAGGCGAACAAGCTGGCCGCACTCGGTAAGCTGGCAGCCGGGATCGTGCATGAACTCAACACGCCGATTGCGGTCGCCCGGTCATCGAGCCAGACGATCGCGTCGTTCGTGAAGCGAGAAGTCGATGCAGCGGAGGCGGGCGCGTCCGCAGGGATTCGCGCCAATCTTGAGGCACTGAATGCGGCAACGCAACGAATCGGGGAAGTGATCGCGGCGCTGAAGACATTCGCACTCATCGATCGACCGGAAGTAATGCCGTTGGAGGTCAATGCGTGCATGGATGCGACGATTGAGCTTCTGAAGCCGCGCTTTCCGGCGACAATCCGACTGGTGCGGAGGTACGGCGACATCGGGCCAGTTACCTGCTCCGGACGCGAACTCAACCAGGTCCTGCTGGCAGTTTTGGAGAATGCTTTTCAGGCGGTCGCGGAAACAGGCGAGGTTGCACTGACGACATCCTCCAGCGAAGAAGCCGTGACAATCGAGATCGCCGACAATGGACGCGGCATTGTCGCGGAGAAGCTTGAGCACATATTTGAGCCCAACTTCGTGATCAAAGCGGGGCGAGTGCGATTGGGATTGGGGCTCAGCGCGGCCAAGCGGGTATTATTGGAGATGAACGGGCAGATTGCAATTCGCTCGGAGCTTGGTAAGGGGACGACGGTAACAATCAGGGTGCCGAAAGTTGCGGCGACCGGCGGCGAACCGGAGTAATGCGCGGTGAATGTCCCAATAAGCACATCGATTTACTCTTATC harbors:
- a CDS encoding FHA domain-containing protein, which encodes MDALTLTVISAVGDASWQLPAGTHLVGRDPHCEIAIDDPTVSRQHARLEVTSESTRLVDLGSKNGTFVNGARVSDAQVIRSGDLLGFGKVIAVLGSSPPAAAPEAMATAAADWTLIDSRTRSFDSVDVRGLLQERTEVLQRLLEAFGGLTAIIRQELRNESELESYLTRLASVVGAGEAWAVEFDDAGERWRVMARSSRSELSAAAVTEEPDQQLQQAFRAQEIAVTRLVGDAEATPKMSIAVPVTSDGERIGVLYLAGLHVAEGEINSRLELAQSGADIIALKLRGLRQRESELAVAAAAARLRESESNREALLRAHQLLQEQHEELLEANKLAALGKLAAGIVHELNTPIAVARSSSQTIASFVKREVDAAEAGASAGIRANLEALNAATQRIGEVIAALKTFALIDRPEVMPLEVNACMDATIELLKPRFPATIRLVRRYGDIGPVTCSGRELNQVLLAVLENAFQAVAETGEVALTTSSSEEAVTIEIADNGRGIVAEKLEHIFEPNFVIKAGRVRLGLGLSAAKRVLLEMNGQIAIRSELGKGTTVTIRVPKVAATGGEPE